In Tursiops truncatus isolate mTurTru1 chromosome X, mTurTru1.mat.Y, whole genome shotgun sequence, the following proteins share a genomic window:
- the PRR32 gene encoding proline-rich protein 32 translates to MACTENVLGGHAPSPTAVAADEHGTPELRPGVPLQCPSSMQKDDVESWGLPRVPLRPPFNVLADLAREQLERPSERTGSCIPVDDSRALNPPYEPPPAVAEESLATAEVNSSEGLAGRRQRGQDSINVSREFSGGPPALMVGGTRVSNGGTERGGSNAKLYVALPRGQGFFPSRGSQVRGPPPIPTLRSGIMMEVPPGNTRVICKERLAHVSFPLGGPRHPVENWPRPMPLSSSTPGLPSCTTAHCFIPPRPPSFNPFLAMPMAFAPPPIFGPPLPSYFANFPSWGMLAPASSNRENN, encoded by the coding sequence CCTTGGAGGGCACGCCCCTTCACCCACAGCAGTAGCTGCCGATGAACATGGGACCCCAGAGCTGCGCCCCGGCGTGCCCCTCCAGTGTCCGAGCTCCATGCAGAAGGATGATGTGGAATCCTGGGGCCTCCCTCGCGTCCCCCTGAGACCTCCCTTCAACGTACTGGCCGATCTAGCAAGAGAGCAACTGGAGCGTCCCTCAGAGAGAACAGGATCCTGCATTCCTGTCGACGATTCGAGAGCTCTCAACCCCCCCTATGAGCCACCACCTGCTGTTGCGGAAGAGTCCCTAGCAACAGCAGAAGTAAATAGCTCTGAGGGGCTGgcaggcaggaggcagaggggacaggATTCTATTAATGTGTCCCGGGAATTCTCTGGCGGCCCTCCCGCACTGATGGTGGGGGGGACGAGGGTCAGCAATGGGGGCACTGAGAGAGGTGGCAGTAATGCAAAGTTATATGTGGCTTTGCCAAGGGGTCAAGGATTCTTTCCATCCAGGGGCTCTCAAGTAAGAGGCCCGCCACCTATCCCCACCCTTAGATCAGGGATAATGATGGAGGTGCCTCCAGGAAATACGAGAGTGATCTGCAAGGAAAGGTTGGCTCATGTTTCCTTCCCACTGGGAGGCCCGCGGCACCCCGTGGAGAACTGGCCAAGGCCTATGCCCTTGTCGTCCAGCACTCCAGGTTTACCTTCTTGCACTACTGCTCATTGCTTCATTCCTCCTCGACCTCCAAGTTTCAATCCATTTCTCGCTATGCCTATGGCTTTTGCTCCTCCTCCGATATTTGGTCCTCCACTGCCTTCCTATTTTGCCAATTTCCCTTCCTGGGGAATGCTGGCTCCTGCATCCTCAAACAGAGAGAACAActga